The Flavobacterium commune genome contains a region encoding:
- a CDS encoding DUF4251 domain-containing protein encodes MKTHKIAVLILLCFNILIGFSQEKTRRQLRSEKNLEKQTAIEKLIEAKEFQFVARNSNSQTFRMIDLSIIPNFVKFNPDFIKSEMPFFGRGFSGLGYGGSDTGLKFEGKPERFLISKVKKGYQIDVTVKGQQDLFNMTLFVSFQGSSTLTIISNNRESISYFGEISAIEKENK; translated from the coding sequence ATGAAAACACATAAAATAGCTGTTTTGATCTTGCTTTGTTTTAATATTTTGATTGGATTTTCTCAGGAAAAAACGAGAAGACAATTAAGAAGCGAAAAGAATTTAGAAAAGCAAACAGCAATAGAAAAGCTGATTGAAGCTAAAGAATTTCAATTTGTAGCCCGAAATTCGAATTCACAAACTTTTAGAATGATTGATTTGAGTATTATTCCCAATTTTGTCAAATTCAACCCCGATTTTATTAAAAGTGAAATGCCTTTTTTTGGAAGAGGATTTAGTGGCTTAGGTTATGGAGGTAGTGATACAGGGCTTAAATTTGAAGGAAAACCGGAAAGATTTTTAATCAGTAAAGTAAAGAAAGGTTATCAAATAGATGTGACTGTAAAAGGACAGCAAGATTTGTTTAATATGACATTATTTGTTTCTTTTCAGGGAAGTAGCACACTAACGATTATTAGTAATAATAGAGAATCTATTTCTTATTTTGGAGAAATTTCAGCTATTGAGAAAGAGAATAAGTAG
- a CDS encoding superoxide dismutase family protein, with product MKKFILFTLAISAAFVGCKPQNKSADTKKLNIAFEAKSNSSVAGTATFVEKNGKVTFEAKISGLKPGIHAIHIHEKSDCSAADGSSAGGHWNPTFKKHGKWGVGEYHKGDIGNFTADEKGNGKITLTTDEWCIGCDDQTKDILGKGLIVHDGTDDFTSQPAGNAGARVACSGIIK from the coding sequence ATGAAAAAATTCATTCTTTTTACACTAGCTATTAGTGCAGCTTTTGTTGGGTGTAAACCCCAAAATAAATCGGCTGATACTAAAAAATTAAATATTGCATTCGAAGCTAAAAGCAACAGCAGTGTTGCAGGAACAGCTACTTTTGTTGAAAAAAACGGCAAAGTAACTTTCGAAGCTAAAATATCAGGATTAAAACCCGGAATTCACGCTATTCACATCCATGAAAAATCAGATTGTTCGGCAGCTGATGGAAGTTCGGCGGGAGGGCATTGGAATCCAACCTTTAAAAAACACGGTAAATGGGGAGTTGGCGAATATCACAAAGGAGATATTGGAAATTTCACTGCTGATGAAAAAGGAAACGGAAAAATCACTTTGACTACCGACGAATGGTGTATTGGTTGTGACGATCAAACTAAAGACATATTAGGAAAAGGTTTAATTGTTCATGATGGAACGGATGATTTTACTTCTCAACCAGCAGGAAAT